The window TTTTCAGGAAGTGAAATAGCAATAGTCTCTCTCTCTAAAATTGAACTCAAGAAAAGACTACAAAAAGGAGATAAAAGTGCCATTCTTCTTAATAAACTTCTTGCCGAACCGGAAAAACTTCTTACAACAACCTTAATAGGAACAAACCTTTCAACAGTAACAGGTTCTACAATTTACGCTACTCAAATCTTAGAGGACTTAAAAAAGGTTTTTCCTATTTTGGCTTCCTATCCAGAAATAGCTACTGTAATAGGCTTTACCCCAATAACCTTAACTTTCGGAGAGCTTATTCCTAAAAGCCTTTTCCAAAAGTACTCTTCACAGATTGCCTTTAAGATAGTTTACCCTATCTATTTCTTCTACTATCTATTTAAGCCAATTTCTTTTGTAGTAACAGGCTTTGCAAAAGCTTTTGCAAAACTAATAGGTGCAGAATCTAGCGATAACCCTTTTGTTACAAAAGAAGAACTTCAAATGCTGGTTGAAAGTTCCTCAAGATTTCAGATAGAAAAGACAGAGAGGAACATTCTTAAAAACATCTTAAGACTTCGTGAAAAAACAGTAGGAGATATATACGTCCCACTTCTTAACGTCGTTGCAATAAACGAAAATGCCCCTGTAAAAAGTGCAATAAGCCTTTTTGAAAAGTCGGGATTTTCAAAGCTTCCGGTTTACAGAAAGAGGTTTGATGATATTGTAGGCTACATCTCCATATCCGACCTATTGGACGTTGAGAATGGAGATATTCCAGTTAAAAAGTTAATGAGACCTATTCTTATCTTTCCAGAATACATGAGCATCTTTAACGCTTTGAAAGAATTCAGAAGATCAAAGGATCAGATGGCAATTGTTGTGGACGAATACGGTTCAACCCTTGGAATTTTAACTTTAGAGGACATATTGGAAGAAATAGTAGGAAAGATAGAAGATGAATTTGACAAATCTAAAGTTTCTATAACCAAGGAAGGAAGGGAAATTACTGCTAAAGGTTTTACAGAAATTGAAGAGTTAAACAAGTTCCTGAAGAAACCTTTACCTAGAAGTTCAGACTATACAACAGTTGCAGGACTAATTCTTCAAAAGCTTGGAAGATTTCCAAAACCGGGAGAAAAAATAGAGCTTGAAAATGCAGAAATAATAGTGGAAAACGTAGACCAAAGAAAAATAAATAGAGTAAAAATCAAAGAAAAGTAGCCCCAATGGGCTACTATAGTGATACTTTTATTTTAGAAACAGCTTCTTTTACTTTATTTCTTGCTTCTTCAACTGTATTTCCACTTGCTAAAACAACTCCCATTCTTCTTCTTGGTCTTGCTGTCGGTTTTCCAAATATTCTAACTTTTGTATCTGGAACACAGAGAGCCTCTTCTACTCCTTCGTAAGTTGGAGCGACTCCAAAATCTTTAGCGTGGAAGCAGTAAGAAGCACCAGGAGATAAAAGTTTTATTTCCATTGGAAGTCCTAAAATCGCACGAAGGTGTATTTCAAACTCACTCATATTTTGACTAATCATTGTTACCATTCCAGTGTCGTGAGGACGAGGAGAAACTTCACTAAACCAAACTTCATCTCCCTTAACAAAGAACTCACAACCAAAAATTCCATATCCTCCAAGAGCATCTGTTACAGCTTTTGCCATTTCTTTCGCTTTTTTTAGTGCAACTTCTGACATTTCTTGAGGTTGCCAACTTTCGTGGTAGTCTCCATCAACCTGAACGTGTCCAATAGGTTCACAGAAGAGAGTTCCTTGAGTTCTTGTTCTTACAGTAAGGAGAGTAATCTCAAAATCAAAATCTATAAACTCCTCAATAATCACAGCGTTTCCTTTTCCTCTTGCGTTCTCTTGGGCATAGAAGAAGGCCTTATCTACTTCCTCCTTGTTCCTAACAATGCTTTGGCCCTTTCCTGAAGAGCTCATTACAGGTTTTACAACGACTGGAAGACCTATTTCCTCTACTGCCTTTCTGTAAGTTTCCAAATCGCTTGCAAAACGGTATTTTGATGTCTTTAAACCAAGCTCTTCGGCAGCAAGCCTTCTAATTCCTATTCTATCCATTGTAAGTTTAACTGCTTTAGCACTTGGAACGATAGTAAACCCTTCTTCTTCAAGTTCTAAAAGAACATCGGTATCTATAGCTTCAATTTCAGGAACTATAAAATCGGATTTTT is drawn from Desulfurobacteriaceae bacterium and contains these coding sequences:
- a CDS encoding hemolysin family protein gives rise to the protein MEVLPIFLILLCVLFEGFFSGSEIAIVSLSKIELKKRLQKGDKSAILLNKLLAEPEKLLTTTLIGTNLSTVTGSTIYATQILEDLKKVFPILASYPEIATVIGFTPITLTFGELIPKSLFQKYSSQIAFKIVYPIYFFYYLFKPISFVVTGFAKAFAKLIGAESSDNPFVTKEELQMLVESSSRFQIEKTERNILKNILRLREKTVGDIYVPLLNVVAINENAPVKSAISLFEKSGFSKLPVYRKRFDDIVGYISISDLLDVENGDIPVKKLMRPILIFPEYMSIFNALKEFRRSKDQMAIVVDEYGSTLGILTLEDILEEIVGKIEDEFDKSKVSITKEGREITAKGFTEIEELNKFLKKPLPRSSDYTTVAGLILQKLGRFPKPGEKIELENAEIIVENVDQRKINRVKIKEK
- the purT gene encoding formate-dependent phosphoribosylglycinamide formyltransferase, producing the protein MKIGTPLSSNATKMLLLGSGELGKEFAIEALRLGIEVIAVDSYQFAPAQQVAQKYYVIDMKDGRQIKNIVYREKSDFIVPEIEAIDTDVLLELEEEGFTIVPSAKAVKLTMDRIGIRRLAAEELGLKTSKYRFASDLETYRKAVEEIGLPVVVKPVMSSSGKGQSIVRNKEEVDKAFFYAQENARGKGNAVIIEEFIDFDFEITLLTVRTRTQGTLFCEPIGHVQVDGDYHESWQPQEMSEVALKKAKEMAKAVTDALGGYGIFGCEFFVKGDEVWFSEVSPRPHDTGMVTMISQNMSEFEIHLRAILGLPMEIKLLSPGASYCFHAKDFGVAPTYEGVEEALCVPDTKVRIFGKPTARPRRRMGVVLASGNTVEEARNKVKEAVSKIKVSL